In Streptomyces sp. HUAS ZL42, the DNA window GTCTCGTCCAGCAGCGTCAGCCGGGAGGCCCGGCTGACGACCAGGTCCACGCTCTCACCGGCGCCCAGGAGCGCACGCAGCACGGCGGCGGCGTATGGGGTGCCGGAAGCGCCGGACACCCCTACGATCCAAGGCGTACGGGGCGTCTCTCCTGGCTTGACTGGGTTCACGACACCGAGCCTATCCGGCGCGGCTGTGTGGGAACGGCGCAAGGGGGCCGGACGTTCCCCGGAGGGGACGAGCGAGCGGGGGTCGCCATGCCGGGTGCGGAACTGGAGTGGTCGAGGAGCGACCGGGCGAAGGCCGCGGCCAAGCTGATGCTGGGCTGGGTGGCGCTGCTGTGGCTCCTGGAAGCGGTGGACGTGGTGACCGGCCACGCCCTTGACGACTTCGGCATCGTCCCGCGCACCCCGTCCGAGCTGGTCGACGTCGTCCCGGCGGCCTTCATCCACTTCGGCTTCGCCCATGTCGCCGCCAACACGCTGCCGCTGCTGGTCCTCGGCTTCCTCGCGGCCCTCGGTGGTGTACGTCGTTTCGCCGCGGTCTGCGCCCTGATAGTCGTCGCCGACGGCCTGGGCGTCTGGCTGATCTCCCCGTCCGGCACCAACACGGCCGGCGCGTCCGGCCTGATCTTCGGCCTCTTCGGCTACCTCCTGATCACGGGCTTCGTGGAGCGCCGCCCCGTCGGCATAGCCGTCGGCGTGTTGATCGGCGCCCTGTGGGGCACGTCGATCCTGGCGGGCCTGGCCCCGACCCAGACGGGCGTGAGCTGGCAGGGGCATCTGGTCGGGCTGGTGGCGGGGGTGGGGGCGGCGTTCGTGTTCCGGCGCCGGGCGCCTCGTGGGGAACTACACGCCTAGAAATGTCGGCTTCGGGTCACTGCCAGAAGATCTCGTCGACGACGATCTGTGGGTCCTCGGTGCGCCTGATGAAGGTGTACTGCAACCAGCCGTCTCCGTGTCGAAGAGGGCGATGCGGGGCCCCTTCGGTTCGCTGGACTGAACGGGCCGGACCTTCATGCCATCGGGGAGGTTCACATCGACGTCGACACCTCGGAAGATGAATCCATCGTCGGTCACTGGCCCGGCTCCAGCCGCCGTACCTGGTAGCGGATGTTGGAGGCCTCCCCGAGAAGCGCCTTGGCCTCGGTGATGTCGGTGGACTCCGATGCGCGGTGGTGGAGATCCTTCATATGGGCGTCGAGCTTCGGATCGCGGGCGATCGCGTACTGGCTCCACCAGCGGGCCATGAACGCCGGCACGGTACTGATGTCGTACGCGTCCGCTACAGCCCACTTCCAGTGCTCGTCGAAATCGGGAAGCAACTGGGGAGCGTGCTGGGCGATCGCCTCACGCAGCGCCTTCGGCGTCCGCTCTGGCATCGGCGGAACAGCCGACGTGGATTCTGTGGCGTGAACAGCCATGGCCAATGTGTTCCCCGGTTCCCAGCGCTCCTTCAGCGCGCCATGCCTACGACCACAGCCCTCGCCCGGAGCCGAGGGTCAGCAGTTCACCAGCTTCCACCCGGCAGGGTTCAAACAGTGAGCCCCCGGACCAGCAGATCCAGCAGCGCACAGCCGAACAGAGCGATCCCGATGAACCCGTTGACGCTGAAGAACGCCCTGTTCACTCGGGACAGGTCGTGCGGGCGCACGATCGAGTGCTCGTACACGAACGCGCCCGCGACGATCATCAGGCCGAGCCAGAAGAAGCCGCCCGCGTCGGTGACCACCGCGTACCAGACGAACAGCGCCGTGGTCACCGTGTGACAGGCCCGCGCCCCCCAGACCGCCGCGGGGATGCCGAAACGGGCCGGGACCGACATGACGCCGATCTCGCGGTCGGTCTCGACGTCCTGGCAGGCGTAGATCAGATCGAAGCCGCCGATCCAGATGCCGACGGCGAGGCCCAGGATCACCGCGTCCCAGGACCAGGTGCCGGTGATCGCCAGCCAGCCGCCGACCGGGCCCATCGTCTGGGCCAGGCCGAGGATGGCCTGGGGGAAGTTCGTGAACCGTTTGCCGTAGGGGTAGACCACCATCGGGATCACCGCGATGGGGGCCAGGGCCAGGCACAGCGGGTTCAGCAGCGCCGCCGCGCCCAGGAAGATCACCAGCGCGATCAGTGCGCCGGTCCACGCGTGCCGTACCGACATCGCGCCCGTCACCAGCTCGCGCTGCGCCGTGCGGGGATTCCTCGCGTCGATCTCGCGGTCGATGATCCGGTTGACCGCCATCGCGAACGTGCGCAGGCCCACCATGCAGATGGTGACCAGGAGCAGCCGCCCCCAGTGGATGTTCCTGTCCCACTGGAACATCGCGGTGAGCGCGGCGATGTACGCGAACGGCAGGGCGAAGACGGAGTGCTCGATCATCACCAGGCGCAGGAACGCCTTGGTGCGTCCTGGCTGCGGGATCGCGGCGGAGGCGCTGCTCACAGGCCGTACTCCTTCCAGCGGCGGTCGACCTTCGCCGCCGTCTCCGGGTCGGACTCGACCATGTCGGGCCATCCGCCGTCGCGCGTGTAGCCCTCCTCGGGCCACTTCTTCGTCGCGTCGATGCCCGCCTTGCCTCCCCAGAACTGCTGGTAGGAGGCATGGTCTAGGTGGTCGACGGGGCCTTCGACGACCGTGAGGTCGCGGGCGTAGTCCGTGTTGCCGAGCGCGCGCCAGGCGACCTCGTGCAGATCGTGCACGTCGCAGTCGGAGTCGACGACCACGATCAGCTTGGTCAGGGACATCATGTGCGCGCCCCAGATCGCGTGCATCACCTTCTGGGCGTGCTTGGGGTACTTCTTGTCGATGGAGACGATCGCGCAGTTGTGGAAGCCGCCCGCTTCCGGCAGGTGGTAGTCCACGATGTCCGGCACGATGATCTTCAGCAGCGGGAGGAAGAACCGCTCCGTCGCGCGGCCCAGGGGTCCGTCCTCCGTCGGAGGGCGGCCCACGACGATCGACTGCAGCAGCGGCCGCTTCCGCATCGTCACGCAGTCGATCTTCAGGGCGGGGAAGGGCTCCTGCGGGGTGTAGAAGCCGGTGTGGTCGCCGAAGGGGCCCTCGGGCAGCATCTCGCCGGGCTCCAGCCAGCCCTCCAGGACCACCTCCGCCTGCGCCGGGACCTGGAGCGGGACCGTCTTGCAGTCGACCATCTCGATCCGCCTGCCCGCGATGAACCCGGCGAAGAGGTACTCGTCGATGTCGCCCGGGAGCGGCGCGGTGGACGCGTAGGTCACGGCGGGCGGGCACCCGAAGGCGATCGCGACGGGCAGGCGCTCCCCTCTTCTCGCCGCGACCTGGTAGTGGTTGCGGCTGTCCTTGTGGATCTGCCAGTGCATGCCGATGGTGCGCCGGTCGTGGCGCTGGAGGCGGTACAGCCCGAGGTTGCGGATCCCGCTCTCCGGGTCCTTGGTGTGCGTGAGCCCCAGGTTGAAGAAGGAGCCGCCGTCCTTGGGCCAGGTGAAGAGGGCGGGCAGGGCGTCGAGGTCCACCTCGTCGCCCTGGAGGACGACCTCCTGCACCGGAGCGTCCTTCACCTTCTTCGGCGGCACGTGCGTCATCGCGCCGAGCTTGCCGAAGGCCTCGCGTACGCCCACGAAACCGTGGGGCAGTTCGGGGCGCAGCAGCCCGCCGATCTTCTCGGAGATCTCGCCGTACGACTTCAGGCCGAGGGCCTTCAGCAGCCGCCGGTCGGTGCCGAAGACGTTCATCGCGAGGGGCATCGAGGAGCCCTTCACGTTCTCGAAGAGCAGCGCGGGCCCTCCGGACTTCTGCACCCGGTCGACGATCTCCCCGACCTCCAGATACGGATCGACCTCAACCTTGACGCGCTTGAGGTCGCCTTCACGTTCCAGCGCCCTGAGCAGGGAACGAAGATCGTCGTAAGCCATGCGTCCCAGTATCTCCGAGGGCACGACGCACCCGACGCCCGCCCCGCGCCAACCGCTACCCTGTGCGCGTCACCGGGGCCGTCCAGCGCCCGTCACCGTCTCCTGGGGGAACGCGCCGCCATGTTCAGGTATCTGCCCTTCCTGCTGGTTCTGGCGTTGTGGATCTACGCCTTCATCGACTGCCTGAACACCCCCGAGGAAGAGGTGCGGGGGCTGCCGAAGGTGGTGTGGGTGATCATCATTCTGCTCTTCGGTGAGGTGCTGATAGGCCCGATCGCGTGGCTGGTTGCCGGCAAGAACCGTCGCCCCGCTCCCGCGGGCGGCTCCACGCCCTCCCAGTGGCACAGCAACCACCGCACGGAGTTCGTCGCACCCGACGACAATCCCGAGTTCCTCAAGTCCCTCAAGGAAGAGAACAAAAAGGACGAGGCCCTCCTCAAGGACTGGGAGGCCGACCTGCGCCGCCGCGAGGAGGAGCTGCGGCGCAAGGAGCGCGGCGAGGCCGCCGAGGACAGCTGATGGAGCTGCGGCTGCTGGTCACCTTCGAGAAGGTCGCCACGGTCCTGAGTTTCACCCGGGCGGCGGCCGAACTGCGGTACGCCCAGTCCAGCGTGACCAGCCAGATCCGCGCCCTGGAGTCCTCGCTCGGCGCGCAGCTCTTCGACCGGCTCGGCAGCCGTATCCGCCTGACGGAGGCCGGGGAGCGGCTCCTCCCCTACGCCCGGCAGATCATCGAACTGACCGAGGAGGCGCGGGCGGCGGTGGCCGGTGAGGAGGAGCCGTCCGGTTCGCTCACGGTCGGCACGATGGAGTCGCTGACGTCCTACCGGCTGCCGCCGCTCCTCGAGCTCTTCCACCACCGCTATCCCGGGGTGCGTGTCGCCCTGCGCACCACCATCGGCGACGAGACCCGGCGGGCGCTGCTGCAGGGGACGTACGACCTGGGCTTCCTGATGGAGGAGGAGACCGAGCACCCGGGCCTGCAGAGCGAGGTCCTGGCGATCGAGCCGCTGGCGCTGGTCGCGGCGCCCGGCCACGCCCTGCTCGCCCGGGACCTCACCACCGCCGACCTCGTACGGCAGCCGCTCCTCGCCACCGAACCCGGCTGCGCCTACCGCGACTTGTTCGAGCGCGAGCTCAAGTCGGCCGGGCCCGCCGTCGAGTTCATGGAGTTCGGCACGATCGAGGCCACCAAACGCGCGGCGGCGGCCGGTCTCGGGATCTCGCTGCTGCCCGAGGTGACGGTCGCCGCCGAAGCCGCGGAGGGGTCGCTCGTACGTCTGTCGTGGACGCCGCCGTTCACCCTTCGCACGCAACTGGCGTGGCGGGCCGGGAAGCGGCTTCCGGCGCACGCCCGGCTGTTTCTCGAACAGGCGCGGAAGCTCGTGGCCGAGCAAGGGTGACCTTGAGACTGGCGACCACGATCAGCGGCACGCCCAGCGCCTGCACGAGGCCGATGTGGTGGCCGTACACCGCCCAGTCCATGACCATCGCGACGGCCGGGTAGACGAAGGCGAGGACGGCGATCTTCGAAACCGGGAGCTTGGCGTAGGCGGCGTACATCAGGACGTACATCACGCCCGTGTGGATGAACCCGAGCCCGACCAGCCAGCCCCAGTCCGCGCCCGTGCCGCTCATCGCGCCGAAGTCGGCGAAGGGCAGCAGGAGCGGGATGCCGACGAGGACCTGGACGAGCGCGACGAGGTGCGGACGAACGCCCGTGACGCGCTTGGTGACCAGGGTGGACAGTCCGTAGAGGAGCGCGGCGAGCAGCGCCTGTCCGACGCCCACCACATACGATCCACCGCTCCCGAAGTCCCCGGGCGTGACGCCCGAGACGAGGATCAGCCCCGCGAAGGCGACGCCCACCCAGCCGACCTTGGTGGCGGTGAGCCGCTCGCGGAAGAGCAGGGCGCCCAGCAGCACGACGTAGAAGGGCTGCGTGTGGTACACGACCGTGGCGACGGAGATCGACGTGTTCTCGTACGACTGGAACAGCAACACCCAGTTGAAGACGATGAACACACCGCCGAGGACGGCGAGTCCGAGCGTGCGCGCAGTGAACCCGTGGTGCCGCAGCCAGCCACGTCCGACGACGTACGCGCCCAGCGCCAACGCCCCGAACAGCACACGGAAGAACACGACGTCGAAGGGCGAGGCGCCCGACTCGACGACGAAGACACCGAGGGTGCCGGAGAGCACCATCGCGCTCGTCAGCTGGGCCGTGCCCTTGTTCTCTGAGGTCATGGCCATGAAGGTAGGAGCGGGCGCCGAGGGTGGTCCACGAGCCGGTGGGGCGTCCTGCCGATGGGGGTATCGGTCCGGCCGATGACCGCTGGTCCCCGGGTTGTCCGTCGTGTCAGCGCAGCCGCGACGACGACAGGATCGACAGCAGGTGGGCCGGGACCATCACCCAGGTGATGACGGCCAGCGCGCCGAGTGCCCAGCGCGTCGGCTCGATGCCGTCGGTCGCGGTGTCGGCGATCGCCGCGACCAGCAGCACCAGGGACGCCTCGATGCCGTTCGTGACGCGGTGGATCTTGAAGGCGGCGGCGAGGCGGCGCACCGTGGCCACGCCCTGCGAGCGCGGCCTGGTCGACTCGTCGTCGGCGACGGCGAGCCCGCGACGGGCCCGCGCCACGTCCACCAGGTCGGTGGAGGCCTTCAGCAGGACGACGCCCAGGGCGGTGGCGATCCCGACCGACAGCCATCCGCCGACGCCCGACTCGGCGGCCCGGTAGCCGGCGCCCGCCATCAGCGCCGCGTCGGCGAGGTAGGCGCCGAGGCGGTCGACGTAGACTCCGCTCGCGCTGTTCTGTCCCTTCCAGCGGGCGACCTCGCCGTCCACGCAGTCGAAGAGGAGGAAGAGCTGCATGAGGACGGCCGCGAGTACGGCGCCCGTGAGTCCCGGGATCATCAGCGCCGCCCCCGACGCGACCCCGCACACCACCATCGTCCAGGTGAGCTGGTCGGGCGTGACCGGGGTGCGGACCAGTTGCCGGGTGAACCGCAGGGAGATCTTCCGCATGTACAGCCGGCCCGCCCAGTGCTCGCCGTTGCGGCTCGCCAGCTTCGCCTGCGGCTGGCAGACCTCCCGCAACTCCTCCAGCACCGGAGCAGCACCCATGACCGTTCCCCTCACCAGGAATCCCCGGGCTGCCCCGGGCCTCAACTACCGCACACGCGGCGACGATCGGGCCAGGTTACAGACCGCCGGATGCGGATCTTCCGCAGGCCATGGGTCCACAGTCCCGTTGCCCTCCGGTTCCGGTCACAGGAGAGTGGGACGCATGAAGCTCTTGGATCAGGCAACGGGCCGTACATGGCTCGCCACCGCCGTCGAGGAGGCCCGCGCCAGCCTCGCCGAGGGCGGTATCCCGATCGGCGCCGCGCTCTACGGGGCCGACGGCGCCCTGCTCGGCCGCGGACACAACCGGCGCGTCCAGGACGACGACCCCTCGACGCACGCGGAGACGGCGGCCTTCCGGGCGGCGGGGCGGCAGCGGTCGTACCGGGGTACGACGATGGTGACGACCCTCTCGCCGTGCTGGTACTGCAGCGGTCTCGTCCGCCAGTTCGGCATCTCCCGGGTCGTGATCGGCGAGGCGGTCACCTTCCACGGCGGGCACGACTGGCTGGCGGAGCACGGCGTGGAGATCGTGGTTCTCGACGACGCCGAGTGCGTCGGGATGATGCGCGACTTCATTCAGAGCAACCCCGCCCTGTGGAACGAGGACATCGGTGAGTGACCCCCGTATTCCGACCATTGATCTGCGGCCCTGGCTGGACGGCGACGAGCAGGCCCGCCACGACATCGCCCGCACCGTCGACCAGGCCCTCCAGACCGCCGGTTTCCTCCTGGTCACCG includes these proteins:
- a CDS encoding rhomboid family intramembrane serine protease; this encodes MPGAELEWSRSDRAKAAAKLMLGWVALLWLLEAVDVVTGHALDDFGIVPRTPSELVDVVPAAFIHFGFAHVAANTLPLLVLGFLAALGGVRRFAAVCALIVVADGLGVWLISPSGTNTAGASGLIFGLFGYLLITGFVERRPVGIAVGVLIGALWGTSILAGLAPTQTGVSWQGHLVGLVAGVGAAFVFRRRAPRGELHA
- the mqnP gene encoding menaquinone biosynthesis prenyltransferase MqnP, whose protein sequence is MSSASAAIPQPGRTKAFLRLVMIEHSVFALPFAYIAALTAMFQWDRNIHWGRLLLVTICMVGLRTFAMAVNRIIDREIDARNPRTAQRELVTGAMSVRHAWTGALIALVIFLGAAALLNPLCLALAPIAVIPMVVYPYGKRFTNFPQAILGLAQTMGPVGGWLAITGTWSWDAVILGLAVGIWIGGFDLIYACQDVETDREIGVMSVPARFGIPAAVWGARACHTVTTALFVWYAVVTDAGGFFWLGLMIVAGAFVYEHSIVRPHDLSRVNRAFFSVNGFIGIALFGCALLDLLVRGLTV
- a CDS encoding menaquinone biosynthesis decarboxylase, producing the protein MAYDDLRSLLRALEREGDLKRVKVEVDPYLEVGEIVDRVQKSGGPALLFENVKGSSMPLAMNVFGTDRRLLKALGLKSYGEISEKIGGLLRPELPHGFVGVREAFGKLGAMTHVPPKKVKDAPVQEVVLQGDEVDLDALPALFTWPKDGGSFFNLGLTHTKDPESGIRNLGLYRLQRHDRRTIGMHWQIHKDSRNHYQVAARRGERLPVAIAFGCPPAVTYASTAPLPGDIDEYLFAGFIAGRRIEMVDCKTVPLQVPAQAEVVLEGWLEPGEMLPEGPFGDHTGFYTPQEPFPALKIDCVTMRKRPLLQSIVVGRPPTEDGPLGRATERFFLPLLKIIVPDIVDYHLPEAGGFHNCAIVSIDKKYPKHAQKVMHAIWGAHMMSLTKLIVVVDSDCDVHDLHEVAWRALGNTDYARDLTVVEGPVDHLDHASYQQFWGGKAGIDATKKWPEEGYTRDGGWPDMVESDPETAAKVDRRWKEYGL
- a CDS encoding PLD nuclease N-terminal domain-containing protein — translated: MFRYLPFLLVLALWIYAFIDCLNTPEEEVRGLPKVVWVIIILLFGEVLIGPIAWLVAGKNRRPAPAGGSTPSQWHSNHRTEFVAPDDNPEFLKSLKEENKKDEALLKDWEADLRRREEELRRKERGEAAEDS
- a CDS encoding LysR family transcriptional regulator, yielding MELRLLVTFEKVATVLSFTRAAAELRYAQSSVTSQIRALESSLGAQLFDRLGSRIRLTEAGERLLPYARQIIELTEEARAAVAGEEEPSGSLTVGTMESLTSYRLPPLLELFHHRYPGVRVALRTTIGDETRRALLQGTYDLGFLMEEETEHPGLQSEVLAIEPLALVAAPGHALLARDLTTADLVRQPLLATEPGCAYRDLFERELKSAGPAVEFMEFGTIEATKRAAAAGLGISLLPEVTVAAEAAEGSLVRLSWTPPFTLRTQLAWRAGKRLPAHARLFLEQARKLVAEQG
- a CDS encoding DMT family transporter, which translates into the protein MTSENKGTAQLTSAMVLSGTLGVFVVESGASPFDVVFFRVLFGALALGAYVVGRGWLRHHGFTARTLGLAVLGGVFIVFNWVLLFQSYENTSISVATVVYHTQPFYVVLLGALLFRERLTATKVGWVGVAFAGLILVSGVTPGDFGSGGSYVVGVGQALLAALLYGLSTLVTKRVTGVRPHLVALVQVLVGIPLLLPFADFGAMSGTGADWGWLVGLGFIHTGVMYVLMYAAYAKLPVSKIAVLAFVYPAVAMVMDWAVYGHHIGLVQALGVPLIVVASLKVTLARPRASAPVRETAGRAPEAASRPATPVACEG
- a CDS encoding CDP-alcohol phosphatidyltransferase family protein — translated: MGAAPVLEELREVCQPQAKLASRNGEHWAGRLYMRKISLRFTRQLVRTPVTPDQLTWTMVVCGVASGAALMIPGLTGAVLAAVLMQLFLLFDCVDGEVARWKGQNSASGVYVDRLGAYLADAALMAGAGYRAAESGVGGWLSVGIATALGVVLLKASTDLVDVARARRGLAVADDESTRPRSQGVATVRRLAAAFKIHRVTNGIEASLVLLVAAIADTATDGIEPTRWALGALAVITWVMVPAHLLSILSSSRLR
- a CDS encoding nucleoside deaminase; amino-acid sequence: MKLLDQATGRTWLATAVEEARASLAEGGIPIGAALYGADGALLGRGHNRRVQDDDPSTHAETAAFRAAGRQRSYRGTTMVTTLSPCWYCSGLVRQFGISRVVIGEAVTFHGGHDWLAEHGVEIVVLDDAECVGMMRDFIQSNPALWNEDIGE